The Acidithiobacillus sp. genome contains the following window.
CGTCGTAGGCACCCGCATCTCCATAATATTTACGTATATCATTAATTTCAAAATATAATACATTCTGACGAGTAGAGAGAATGCTTTCCATTTCATCATTTATTGCGCGAACAAGATGATATATTGACTTGTCTCTGTTTCGTCCAAAGACACCAAATAATTGCTCTGGAGGCTCTAAAAATGACAAAAACAATATTGGAAAACCGCTAGGTATCAATCTTAAAACATGTTCAATAACCGTGTTTAAATGGGCAATACTGTTAGCCAGAAGCAATTCGTGATCCGCCTCGGCACGCAAGTAAAATAAATCACCATTACCGTTCCCTGATACCATACCCAGAACGGTAGTTATGACGATGAAATGTCCGGTAAGCGGTGCGGCAGAGCTCATCCACGATACACGCGATATGCCTTACACGTACCAAGGAGAGACCATTATCATCCCGGAGGTCACGGGAGACTATTGCCGGACCTGTGCGGAGTCTCTTCTGGATGCGGGCGAAACGGATCGCGTGATGCGCAAGATGCGTTCTTTCTCCCTGCACGCTTGGACATCTGCAAGAGCCCAGACAATTCCACATCCGGCAAAGTGGAGAGCACCCGGTACAGCAGGCGGATTTCCTGGGGAATACCATAAAAGCTGTCCAGGGCCGGATGCATTTCCATCAGAACACGGAGATTAAAGCCGATACACCCCAATCGACGGCCACTCGCTCCAGCACCCCCTGCCAATCCCCCCTGCGGGTTTGCCGGAAGAGGCGATGGCTGGGATACCACGGGGTGTCCTCGCGCTCCGTCATCCATCTCCACTCAGCTTCAAACGGTAGCAGCACCCAGGTGGGACGGCCGAGCGCCCCCGCCAGATGGACTGGAGAAGAGTCCACGGAGATCAGCAAATCGGCGATCTGCAGAATGGCGGCGGTGTCCTCGAAGTCGCGTATCTCGTCACTCAGGCGG
Protein-coding sequences here:
- a CDS encoding type II toxin-antitoxin system MqsA family antitoxin, which translates into the protein MPYTYQGETIIIPEVTGDYCRTCAESLLDAGETDRVMRKMRSFSLHAWTSARAQTIPHPAKWRAPGTAGGFPGEYHKSCPGPDAFPSEHGD